A portion of the Streptococcus sp. Marseille-Q6470 genome contains these proteins:
- the purF gene encoding amidophosphoribosyltransferase: MTYEVKSLNEECGVFGIWGHPDAAKLTYFGLHSLQHRGQEGAGILSNDHGQLKRHRDMGLLSEVFKNPANLDKLTGTGAIGHVRYATAGEASVDNIQPFLFRFHDMQFGLAHNGNLTNAESLKQELEQRGAIFSSTSDSEILAHLIRRSHNPNLMGKIKEALSLVKGGFAYLLMFEDKLIAALDPNGFRPLSIGKMANGAVVVSSETCAFEVIGAEWIRDVKPGEIVIIDDNGIQYDSYTNDTQLAICSMEYIYFARPDSNIHGVNVHTARKRMGAQLAREFKHEADIVVGVPNSSLSAAMGFAEESGLPNEMGLIKNQYTQRTFIQPTQELREQGVRMKLSAVSGVVKGKRVVMIDDSIVRGTTSRRIVQLLKEAGASEVHVAIGSPALAYPCFYGIDIQTRQELIAANHTVEETCQIIGADSLTYLSIDGLINSIGIETDAPNGGLCVAYFDGKYPTPLYDYEEEYRRSLEEKTSFYK; this comes from the coding sequence ATGACATACGAAGTAAAATCTCTTAATGAAGAATGTGGTGTTTTCGGTATCTGGGGACATCCAGATGCTGCTAAGTTGACCTATTTTGGTCTCCACAGTCTTCAGCACCGTGGTCAGGAGGGGGCAGGAATCCTCTCCAATGACCACGGACAATTGAAGCGCCATCGTGATATGGGGCTTTTATCAGAAGTTTTCAAAAATCCTGCTAATTTGGATAAATTGACAGGAACTGGAGCGATTGGACATGTGCGTTATGCGACTGCGGGAGAAGCTTCTGTAGACAATATCCAACCTTTCCTTTTCCGCTTTCACGATATGCAGTTTGGTCTGGCTCATAATGGGAATCTGACCAATGCAGAATCTCTCAAGCAAGAATTGGAACAAAGAGGGGCAATCTTCAGCTCAACTTCAGATTCAGAAATTTTGGCTCATCTTATTCGCCGTAGCCACAATCCAAATTTGATGGGAAAAATCAAGGAAGCACTTAGTCTTGTCAAAGGTGGTTTCGCTTATCTCTTGATGTTTGAAGATAAGTTAATTGCAGCCCTTGATCCAAATGGCTTCCGACCTCTATCAATCGGGAAAATGGCTAATGGAGCAGTTGTTGTTTCATCTGAAACCTGTGCATTTGAAGTCATCGGTGCTGAGTGGATTCGCGATGTGAAACCAGGCGAGATTGTCATTATTGACGACAATGGTATCCAGTATGATAGCTACACAAACGATACTCAGTTGGCTATCTGTTCCATGGAGTATATCTATTTTGCTCGTCCTGACTCCAATATCCATGGTGTCAATGTCCATACAGCCCGTAAGCGAATGGGAGCTCAATTGGCACGCGAGTTCAAGCACGAAGCTGATATCGTAGTCGGTGTGCCAAACTCCTCTCTCAGCGCAGCTATGGGCTTTGCTGAAGAATCAGGTCTACCAAATGAAATGGGTCTCATCAAGAACCAATATACCCAACGTACATTTATCCAGCCAACTCAAGAATTGCGTGAGCAAGGGGTTCGGATGAAACTTTCTGCCGTTTCTGGTGTCGTGAAAGGCAAGCGTGTTGTCATGATTGATGACTCCATTGTACGAGGAACAACATCTCGTCGCATTGTCCAACTTTTGAAAGAAGCGGGGGCATCAGAAGTGCACGTTGCCATCGGGAGTCCTGCTCTTGCCTATCCATGTTTTTACGGGATTGATATCCAGACACGTCAGGAGCTGATTGCGGCCAATCATACCGTTGAGGAAACTTGCCAAATCATTGGTGCGGATAGCCTGACCTATCTTTCAATTGATGGCTTGATTAACTCTATTGGGATTGAAACAGATGCGCCAAATGGCGGTCTCTGTGTGGCTTACTTTGATGGGAAATATCCAACTCCTCTCTATGACTATGAAGAAGAATATCGTAGAAGTTTGGAAGAAAAAACGAGTTTTTACAAATAA
- the purM gene encoding phosphoribosylformylglycinamidine cyclo-ligase has translation MTNKNAYAQSGVDVEAGYEVVERIKKHVARTERAGVMGALGGFGGMFDLSKTGVKEPVLISGTDGVGTKLMLAIKYDKHDTIGQDCVAMCVNDIIAAGAEPLYFLDYVATGKNEPAKLEQVVAGVAEGCVQAGAALIGGETAEMPGMYGEDDYDLAGFAVGVAEKSQIIDGSKVAEGDVLLGLASSGIHSNGYSLVRRVFADYTGEEVLPELEGKKLKDVLLEPTRIYVKAALPLIKEELVNGIAHITGGGFIENVPRMFADDLAAEIDESKVPVLPIFKALEKYGQIKHEEMFEIFNMGIGLMLAVKPEYVKRVKELLDEPVYEIGRIVKKTDASVVIK, from the coding sequence ATGACAAATAAGAATGCGTATGCTCAATCGGGTGTGGACGTTGAAGCGGGTTATGAGGTTGTAGAACGGATCAAAAAACACGTTGCCCGTACAGAGCGTGCAGGTGTCATGGGAGCTCTTGGTGGTTTCGGTGGCATGTTTGACCTTTCAAAAACAGGTGTCAAAGAACCTGTTTTGATCTCAGGTACAGATGGTGTTGGTACTAAACTCATGCTGGCTATTAAGTACGACAAACACGATACCATCGGTCAAGACTGTGTGGCCATGTGTGTTAACGATATCATCGCTGCAGGTGCAGAGCCTCTTTACTTCTTGGACTACGTCGCAACTGGTAAAAATGAACCAGCTAAGCTAGAACAAGTGGTTGCTGGTGTGGCCGAAGGGTGTGTGCAAGCTGGTGCAGCCCTCATCGGTGGTGAAACTGCTGAAATGCCTGGTATGTACGGTGAAGACGACTATGACTTGGCTGGATTTGCGGTCGGTGTTGCTGAAAAAAGCCAAATCATCGACGGTTCAAAAGTAGCAGAGGGAGACGTGCTTCTTGGTCTTGCTTCAAGCGGTATCCATTCAAATGGTTATTCCCTTGTTCGTCGTGTCTTTGCGGACTATACAGGAGAAGAAGTTCTCCCAGAACTTGAAGGGAAGAAACTTAAAGACGTTCTTTTGGAACCAACTCGTATCTACGTCAAAGCAGCTTTGCCACTCATCAAAGAAGAATTGGTCAACGGAATCGCCCACATCACAGGTGGTGGTTTCATCGAAAATGTCCCACGGATGTTCGCGGATGACTTGGCTGCTGAAATTGACGAAAGCAAAGTCCCAGTCCTTCCAATTTTCAAAGCCCTTGAAAAATATGGCCAAATTAAACACGAAGAAATGTTTGAAATCTTTAACATGGGAATTGGTCTCATGCTTGCGGTGAAGCCAGAATATGTGAAACGTGTCAAAGAACTTCTCGACGAGCCTGTGTATGAAATCGGTCGAATTGTGAAGAAGACAGATGCTAGTGTGGTGATTAAATAA
- the purN gene encoding phosphoribosylglycinamide formyltransferase, with the protein MAKKIAVFASGNGSNFQVIAEQFPVEFVFSDHRDAYVLERAENLGVLSYAFELKEFENKADYEGAIVELLDEHQIDLVCLAGYMKIVGSTLLEAYEGRIINIHPAYLPEFPGAHGIEDAWNAGVDQSGVTIHWVDSGVDTGKVIKQVRVPRLENDTLDTFETRIHETEYKLYPEVLDSLGVARK; encoded by the coding sequence ATGGCTAAAAAAATTGCTGTTTTTGCCTCTGGTAACGGCTCAAACTTTCAGGTGATTGCGGAACAATTTCCAGTAGAATTTGTCTTTTCAGATCATCGCGATGCCTATGTACTTGAGCGTGCAGAGAATCTTGGGGTATTATCCTACGCTTTTGAACTCAAGGAGTTTGAAAACAAGGCAGACTATGAAGGAGCCATCGTCGAACTCTTGGATGAACACCAGATTGACCTCGTTTGTCTCGCAGGCTACATGAAAATCGTCGGGTCAACCTTGTTAGAAGCTTATGAAGGTCGTATCATCAATATTCATCCGGCATATCTCCCTGAATTTCCAGGCGCTCATGGTATTGAGGATGCTTGGAATGCAGGCGTTGACCAGTCTGGCGTGACTATTCATTGGGTGGATTCTGGCGTTGATACTGGCAAGGTTATCAAACAAGTCCGTGTGCCACGTCTAGAGAATGATACCCTTGATACTTTCGAGACTCGCATCCACGAAACAGAGTACAAGCTCTATCCAGAAGTCTTGGATAGTTTGGGAGTTGCACGCAAATAA
- the purH gene encoding bifunctional phosphoribosylaminoimidazolecarboxamide formyltransferase/IMP cyclohydrolase, with amino-acid sequence MTKRALISVSDKAGIVEFAQELKKLGWDIISTGGTKVALDNAGVETIAIDDVTGFPEMMDGRVKTLHPNIHGGLLARRDLDSHLEAAKVNNIELIDLVVVNLYPFKETILKPDVTYADAVENIDIGGPSMLRSAAKNHASVTVVVDPADYALVLDELSVNGETTYETRQRLAAKVFRHTAGYDALIAEYFTAQVGETKPEKLTLTYDLKQPMRYGENPQQDADFYQKALPTDYSIASAKQLNGKELSFNNIRDADAAIRIIRDFKERPTVVALKHMNPCGIGQADDIETAWDYAYESDPVSIFGGIVVLNREVDAATAEKMHGVFLEIIIAPSYTDEALEILTTKKKNLRILELPFDAQDASEVEAEYTGVVGGLLVQNQDVIKEHPADWQVVTKRQPTETEATALEFAWKAIKYVKSNGIIVTNDHMTLGVGPGQTNRVASVRIAIGQAKDRLDGAVLASDAFFPFADNVEEIAKAGIKAIIQPGGSVRDQESIEAADKYGLTMVFTGVRHFRH; translated from the coding sequence ATGACTAAACGAGCACTTATTTCAGTCTCAGACAAAGCGGGCATTGTTGAATTTGCCCAAGAACTCAAAAAACTTGGTTGGGATATCATCTCGACAGGTGGGACCAAGGTTGCCCTTGACAATGCTGGGGTGGAAACCATTGCTATTGACGATGTGACTGGTTTCCCAGAAATGATGGACGGTCGTGTTAAGACTCTCCACCCAAATATCCACGGTGGTCTCCTCGCTCGTCGTGATCTCGATAGTCACCTAGAGGCGGCTAAGGTCAATAATATTGAACTTATCGACCTTGTTGTGGTTAACCTTTACCCATTCAAGGAAACCATCCTCAAACCTGACGTGACATACGCTGACGCGGTTGAAAACATCGATATCGGTGGTCCATCAATGCTTCGTTCAGCGGCTAAAAACCACGCTAGCGTAACAGTTGTTGTAGATCCTGCTGACTATGCTCTTGTTCTTGACGAATTGTCAGTAAATGGTGAAACAACTTACGAAACTCGCCAACGTTTGGCAGCAAAGGTTTTCCGTCACACAGCGGGCTACGATGCCTTGATTGCAGAGTATTTCACAGCTCAAGTGGGAGAAACAAAACCTGAAAAACTCACTTTGACCTATGACCTTAAACAACCAATGCGTTACGGCGAAAACCCTCAACAGGATGCCGATTTCTATCAAAAAGCCTTACCAACGGATTATTCGATTGCTTCAGCTAAACAGCTTAACGGTAAAGAATTGTCATTCAACAATATCCGTGATGCGGATGCTGCCATTCGTATCATTCGTGATTTCAAAGAACGTCCAACCGTTGTGGCTCTCAAACACATGAATCCATGTGGAATCGGTCAGGCTGACGATATCGAAACAGCTTGGGACTATGCTTATGAGTCTGACCCAGTTTCTATCTTCGGTGGGATCGTTGTTCTTAACCGTGAGGTGGATGCTGCGACAGCTGAGAAGATGCACGGTGTTTTCCTTGAAATCATCATCGCACCAAGCTATACAGATGAAGCACTTGAAATTTTGACAACCAAGAAGAAAAACTTGCGTATCCTTGAGTTGCCATTTGATGCTCAAGACGCTAGCGAAGTAGAAGCAGAATACACAGGTGTTGTCGGTGGACTCCTCGTTCAAAACCAAGACGTGATCAAAGAACACCCAGCTGACTGGCAAGTGGTAACCAAACGCCAACCAACTGAGACAGAAGCGACTGCCCTTGAGTTTGCTTGGAAAGCTATCAAGTATGTCAAATCAAACGGAATCATAGTGACTAATGACCACATGACACTTGGCGTTGGCCCTGGTCAAACCAATCGTGTGGCTTCCGTCCGCATTGCCATTGGCCAAGCTAAAGACCGTCTTGACGGCGCTGTCCTTGCTTCGGATGCCTTCTTCCCATTTGCGGATAACGTGGAAGAAATCGCTAAAGCAGGTATTAAGGCTATCATCCAGCCAGGGGGGTCAGTCCGTGATCAAGAGTCTATCGAAGCTGCTGATAAATACGGCTTGACTATGGTCTTCACAGGCGTGAGACATTTTAGACATTAA
- the purD gene encoding phosphoribosylamine--glycine ligase, giving the protein MKLLVVGSGGREHAIAKKLLESKDIEQVFVAPGNDGMTLDGLELVNISISEHSKLIEFAKTNDIAWTFIGPDDALAAGIVDDFNAAGLKAFGPTKAAAELEWSKDFAKEIMVKYDVPTAAYGTFSDFEEAKAYIEEKGAPIVVKADGLALGKGVVVAETVEQAVEAAHEMLLDNKFGDSGARVVIEEFLDGEEFSLFAFVNGDKFYIMPTAQDHKRAYDGDKGPNTGGMGAYAPVPHLPQSVVDTAVDTIVKPVLEGMIQEGRSYLGVLYAGLILTADGPKVIEFNARFGDPETQIILPRLTSDFAQNITDILEGKEPAITWTDKGVTLGVVVASNGYPLAYEKGVKLPAKTEGDIITYYAGAKFAENSRALLSNGGRVYMLVTTADTVKDGQNIIYSQLNNQNTEGLFCRTDIGSKAIKD; this is encoded by the coding sequence ATGAAACTGCTTGTTGTCGGTTCAGGTGGTCGTGAACATGCGATTGCTAAGAAGTTGCTGGAGTCTAAAGATATTGAACAGGTTTTTGTAGCTCCTGGAAATGACGGGATGACTCTGGATGGTTTAGAGTTGGTAAATATCTCCATTTCCGAACATTCTAAATTGATTGAATTTGCAAAAACCAACGATATTGCTTGGACCTTCATTGGCCCAGATGACGCCCTTGCAGCTGGGATTGTGGATGATTTCAATGCAGCTGGTCTCAAGGCTTTTGGTCCGACCAAGGCTGCGGCTGAGCTGGAATGGTCTAAGGATTTTGCTAAGGAAATCATGGTCAAATATGACGTTCCTACAGCAGCCTATGGAACCTTTTCAGATTTCGAGGAAGCTAAGGCCTACATCGAGGAGAAAGGTGCTCCGATCGTAGTCAAGGCAGACGGTTTAGCCCTTGGTAAAGGTGTCGTCGTTGCTGAAACGGTTGAGCAAGCAGTGGAAGCCGCTCACGAGATGCTTTTGGACAATAAATTTGGTGACTCAGGTGCGCGTGTGGTTATCGAGGAATTCCTTGACGGAGAAGAGTTCTCTCTCTTTGCTTTTGTCAATGGCGACAAGTTCTACATCATGCCAACAGCTCAGGACCACAAGCGTGCCTATGATGGTGACAAGGGGCCGAATACTGGTGGGATGGGGGCTTACGCGCCAGTTCCTCACTTGCCACAGAGCGTGGTTGACACAGCGGTTGACACTATTGTCAAGCCAGTTCTCGAAGGGATGATTCAGGAAGGACGATCTTATCTGGGTGTTCTTTACGCTGGTCTTATCTTGACAGCTGATGGACCCAAAGTCATCGAGTTCAACGCTCGATTTGGAGATCCTGAAACACAAATCATCTTGCCTCGTTTGACATCTGACTTTGCGCAAAATATCACGGATATTTTGGAGGGCAAGGAGCCAGCTATCACATGGACAGACAAGGGTGTGACACTTGGTGTGGTTGTAGCATCAAACGGCTACCCACTCGCTTATGAGAAGGGTGTCAAGCTTCCAGCCAAGACAGAGGGCGACATCATCACCTACTATGCCGGTGCCAAATTTGCTGAAAATAGCAGAGCACTGCTATCAAACGGTGGACGTGTCTATATGCTAGTCACCACAGCAGACACCGTCAAAGACGGCCAAAACATCATTTACAGCCAACTCAACAACCAAAACACAGAAGGCCTCTTCTGCCGAACCGATATCGGAAGCAAGGCCATAAAAGATTAA
- the purE gene encoding 5-(carboxyamino)imidazole ribonucleotide mutase, translating to MKPVISIIMGSKSDWATMQKTAEVLDRFSVAYEKKVVSAHRTPDLMFKHAEEARSRGIKVIIAGAGGAAHLPGMVAAKTTLPVIGVPVKSRALSGVDSLYSIVQMPGGVPVATMAIGEAGATNAALFALRLLSVEDQTIATALADFTEEQGKIAEESTNELI from the coding sequence ATGAAACCAGTAATTTCCATCATAATGGGCTCAAAATCCGACTGGGCAACCATGCAAAAAACCGCCGAAGTCCTGGACCGTTTCAGTGTAGCCTACGAAAAGAAAGTTGTTTCCGCACACCGTACACCTGACCTCATGTTTAAACATGCCGAAGAAGCACGTAGCCGTGGCATCAAGGTCATCATCGCGGGTGCGGGTGGCGCAGCCCATTTGCCAGGCATGGTAGCTGCTAAGACTACCCTTCCAGTCATCGGGGTACCTGTCAAATCTCGTGCCCTGAGCGGTGTGGATTCTCTTTATTCTATCGTTCAGATGCCAGGTGGTGTGCCAGTCGCAACCATGGCTATCGGTGAAGCAGGTGCGACCAATGCAGCCCTCTTTGCCCTCCGTCTCCTGTCAGTAGAGGATCAGACTATCGCGACAGCTTTGGCAGATTTCACAGAAGAACAAGGGAAAATAGCAGAGGAGTCTACAAATGAGCTCATCTAA
- the purK gene encoding 5-(carboxyamino)imidazole ribonucleotide synthase — protein MSSSKTIGIIGGGQLGQMMAISAIYMGHKVIALDPAADCPASRVAEIIVAPYNDVDALRQLAERCDVLTYEFENVDADGLDAVIKDGQLPQGTDLLRISQNRIFEKDFLSNKAQVTVAPYKVVTSSQDLAAIDLSKNYVLKTATGGYDGHGQKVIRSEADLEEAKALADSADCVLEEFVNFDLEISVIVSGNGKDVTVFPVQENIHRNNILSKTIVPARISANLAEKARAMAVRIAEQLNLSGTLCVEMFATADDIIVNEIAPRPHNSGHYSIEACDFSQFDTHILGVLGAPLPAIHLHAPAVMLNVLGQHVETAERYVTENPSAHLHLYGKLEAKHNRKMGHVTLFSDVPDEVEEFGKGIDF, from the coding sequence ATGAGCTCATCTAAAACAATCGGAATTATCGGTGGTGGTCAGCTGGGTCAGATGATGGCCATTTCTGCTATCTACATGGGTCACAAGGTTATCGCGCTGGATCCTGCGGCGGATTGCCCAGCCTCTCGTGTGGCGGAAATCATCGTGGCGCCTTATAATGATGTGGACGCCCTCCGTCAGTTGGCGGAGCGTTGCGATGTCCTGACCTATGAGTTTGAAAATGTCGACGCTGACGGCCTTGACGCTGTTATCAAAGATGGTCAGCTTCCACAAGGGACAGACCTGCTTCGTATTTCACAAAACCGTATCTTTGAGAAGGACTTCCTCTCAAACAAGGCTCAAGTCACCGTTGCTCCTTACAAGGTTGTGACCTCAAGCCAAGATTTGGCAGCTATCGACCTGTCGAAAAACTATGTCCTTAAGACGGCGACCGGTGGCTACGATGGGCATGGACAAAAGGTTATTCGTTCAGAAGCAGATTTGGAAGAAGCCAAGGCACTAGCCGATTCAGCAGACTGCGTTTTGGAAGAATTTGTCAATTTCGACCTTGAGATTTCTGTCATCGTTTCTGGTAACGGCAAGGATGTGACAGTCTTCCCAGTTCAGGAAAATATCCACCGCAACAATATCCTGTCTAAAACCATTGTTCCAGCACGTATTTCAGCAAATTTAGCAGAAAAAGCCAGAGCTATGGCAGTGCGAATCGCTGAACAACTGAACCTCTCTGGTACCCTTTGTGTAGAAATGTTTGCGACAGCTGATGACATCATCGTCAACGAAATCGCCCCACGCCCACACAATTCTGGCCACTACTCGATTGAAGCCTGCGATTTTTCCCAGTTTGACACCCATATCTTGGGCGTTCTCGGAGCACCACTTCCAGCAATCCACCTCCATGCCCCTGCTGTCATGCTCAACGTTCTCGGTCAACACGTCGAAACAGCTGAGCGTTATGTTACAGAAAATCCAAGCGCCCACCTCCACTTATATGGTAAACTAGAAGCAAAGCACAACCGCAAAATGGGACATGTGACTTTGTTTAGTGATGTGCCGGATGAGGTTGAGGAGTTTGGGAAAGGGATTGATTTTTAA
- a CDS encoding 2-dehydropantoate 2-reductase N-terminal domain-containing protein: protein MKIAILGLGVIGTTYAYAFQKAGHQVEHVLRDSKKNNAPKELLVDLLDGRYHSKGENKHDTYEVHVAEADSEYDFIFLSVRHGFVKEAVETLRKNNIKGTLVFFCNFWNTRKEVQEWAGDYDYILAFPTAGGHMQEDHLDGVLFDHLMLEGEQKAQISNYSDLTDLLTSADLKWEVPHDMVEWIWIHMAINASVTSTAARSGNLENPEELALNLMNSSSELSLAIKAIREALKVVEARGVNLKLYKAELLPYKIPAWIAGKAMKVMFAKNELTRKIMTLHNDKQDIFYCCQSVYQTGQELGVDMPILEANMKGISL from the coding sequence GTGAAAATAGCGATTCTAGGACTTGGAGTCATCGGGACCACCTATGCCTACGCCTTTCAAAAAGCAGGCCATCAAGTGGAACACGTACTTAGAGATAGTAAGAAAAACAATGCTCCCAAGGAGTTGTTGGTTGATCTGCTAGATGGCCGTTATCATTCCAAAGGTGAGAACAAACACGACACCTATGAGGTTCATGTGGCGGAAGCTGATTCGGAATATGATTTTATTTTTCTGAGTGTGCGTCATGGGTTTGTCAAAGAAGCTGTGGAAACCTTGCGAAAAAATAATATCAAAGGCACTCTCGTTTTCTTCTGCAATTTCTGGAATACTCGAAAAGAGGTCCAAGAGTGGGCAGGAGATTACGACTATATTCTGGCTTTCCCGACAGCGGGTGGTCATATGCAGGAGGACCATTTGGATGGTGTCTTATTTGACCATTTAATGCTAGAAGGTGAACAAAAAGCACAGATTTCTAACTATTCTGATCTGACGGATTTACTGACTTCTGCAGATTTGAAGTGGGAAGTGCCTCATGATATGGTCGAATGGATTTGGATTCACATGGCGATTAATGCGAGTGTCACTTCGACAGCTGCACGTTCAGGGAATCTGGAAAATCCAGAAGAATTGGCTCTGAACTTGATGAATAGTTCTTCGGAATTATCATTGGCCATTAAGGCCATTCGAGAGGCTTTGAAAGTCGTAGAAGCGCGTGGCGTGAATTTGAAGCTTTACAAAGCCGAACTCTTGCCCTACAAAATTCCCGCTTGGATAGCCGGCAAGGCCATGAAAGTCATGTTTGCGAAAAATGAGCTGACACGAAAAATCATGACCTTACACAATGATAAACAGGATATTTTCTACTGTTGTCAAAGTGTCTATCAGACCGGTCAGGAGTTAGGTGTGGACATGCCCATTCTAGAAGCAAACATGAAGGGGATTTCGCTTTAG
- a CDS encoding phosphoribosylaminoimidazole carboxylase, giving the protein MIQLIVNAFVEKEKTGAVVEVLYASSDHEKVKAKYEELVAQYPENYLAIYDAPLDTDLNTLDHYPSVWIGKEEFE; this is encoded by the coding sequence ATGATTCAACTCATTGTCAACGCATTTGTTGAAAAAGAAAAGACGGGAGCAGTCGTCGAAGTCTTGTATGCTAGTAGCGATCACGAAAAAGTGAAAGCGAAGTATGAAGAGCTAGTTGCACAATATCCTGAAAACTATTTGGCTATCTATGATGCCCCGCTGGATACGGATTTGAATACACTGGATCATTATCCATCAGTGTGGATTGGGAAAGAAGAATTTGAATAA
- the purB gene encoding adenylosuccinate lyase, with the protein MIERYSRPEMANIWTEENKYRAWLEVEILADEAWAELGEIPKEDVALIRKKAGFDIDRILEIEQQTRHDVVAFTRAVSETLGEERKWVHYGLTSTDVVDTAYGYLYKQANDIIRKDLENFLNIIADKAKEHKFTIMMGRTHGVHAEPTTFGLKLATWYSEMKRNIERFEHAAAGVEAGKISGAVGNFANIPPFVEKYVCDKLGIRAQEISTQVLPRDLHAEYFAVLASIATSIERMATEIRGLQKSEQREVEEFFAKGQKGSSAMPHKRNPIGSENMTGLARVIRGHMVTAYENVALWHERDISHSSAERIIAPDTTILIDYMLNRFGNIVKNLTVFPENMIRNMNSTFGLIFSQRAMLALIEKGMTREQAYDLVQPKTAQSWDNQVDFKPLLEADPEVTSRLTQEEIDEIFNPTYYTKRVDEIFERIGLGD; encoded by the coding sequence ATGATCGAACGTTACTCTCGCCCTGAGATGGCGAACATTTGGACTGAAGAAAATAAATACCGTGCTTGGCTTGAGGTGGAAATCTTGGCTGACGAAGCATGGGCCGAGTTGGGAGAAATTCCTAAGGAAGATGTGGCTTTGATCCGTAAAAAAGCGGGCTTTGACATCGACCGTATTTTGGAGATCGAGCAACAAACGCGTCACGATGTGGTGGCTTTCACGCGTGCGGTTTCTGAGACTCTTGGTGAAGAGCGTAAGTGGGTTCACTATGGCTTGACTTCTACTGACGTAGTAGATACGGCATATGGTTACCTCTACAAACAAGCCAACGACATCATCCGCAAGGATCTTGAAAATTTCCTCAATATCATCGCTGACAAAGCCAAAGAACACAAGTTCACCATCATGATGGGGCGTACCCACGGTGTGCACGCTGAGCCGACAACTTTTGGTCTTAAATTGGCAACTTGGTACAGCGAAATGAAACGGAACATCGAGCGTTTTGAGCATGCGGCTGCTGGTGTGGAAGCTGGTAAGATTTCGGGTGCGGTCGGTAACTTTGCCAATATCCCACCATTCGTTGAGAAATACGTCTGTGACAAATTGGGTATCCGTGCTCAAGAAATCTCTACACAGGTGCTTCCTCGTGACCTTCACGCTGAGTATTTTGCAGTTCTTGCTAGTATCGCGACTTCCATCGAGCGTATGGCAACGGAAATCCGTGGTCTTCAAAAATCTGAGCAACGCGAAGTAGAAGAATTCTTTGCCAAAGGGCAAAAAGGCTCATCTGCGATGCCTCACAAGCGCAACCCTATCGGTTCTGAAAATATGACAGGTCTTGCGCGTGTGATCCGTGGTCACATGGTAACAGCTTATGAAAACGTAGCCCTTTGGCATGAACGTGATATCTCTCACTCATCAGCTGAGCGTATCATCGCACCAGACACAACAATCTTGATTGACTACATGCTCAACCGTTTCGGAAACATAGTTAAGAACTTGACAGTCTTCCCAGAAAACATGATCCGCAACATGAACTCTACATTTGGTTTGATCTTCAGCCAACGTGCCATGCTTGCTTTGATTGAAAAAGGCATGACACGTGAGCAAGCTTACGACCTTGTTCAACCAAAGACAGCCCAATCATGGGATAACCAAGTAGACTTCAAACCACTTCTTGAAGCTGATCCAGAAGTAACATCACGCCTCACTCAAGAAGAAATCGACGAAATCTTCAACCCAACCTACTACACCAAACGGGTGGATGAAATCTTCGAACGTATCGGTTTGGGTGACTAA